From Longimicrobium sp., one genomic window encodes:
- a CDS encoding OsmC family peroxiredoxin yields MPTRRASATWEGGLQKGSGSFSGESGAIAGAYSVGTRFGGEPGTNPEELLAAAEAACFSMALSLGLEKNGTPPTRVHTDAACTIDKAGEGFKITTMQLRVTARVDGIDDATFQSIAQATKVGCPVSQALAGVDIQLQATLESGGA; encoded by the coding sequence ATGCCGACACGCAGGGCGAGTGCGACGTGGGAAGGCGGACTGCAGAAGGGCAGCGGCAGCTTCAGCGGTGAGAGCGGCGCCATCGCTGGGGCCTACTCGGTCGGCACCCGGTTCGGGGGCGAGCCGGGGACCAACCCCGAGGAGCTGCTGGCCGCGGCCGAGGCGGCGTGCTTCAGCATGGCGCTGTCCCTTGGGCTGGAGAAGAACGGAACGCCGCCCACGCGCGTGCACACCGACGCCGCCTGCACCATCGACAAGGCGGGCGAGGGTTTCAAGATTACCACCATGCAGCTGCGGGTGACGGCGCGGGTGGACGGGATCGACGACGCCACGTTCCAGTCCATCGCGCAGGCCACCAAGGTGGGGTGCCCCGTGTCGCAGGCGCTCGCCGGCGTGGACATCCAGCTGCAGGCCACGCTGGAGTCGGGCGGCGCTTGA
- a CDS encoding BsuPI-related putative proteinase inhibitor gives MTRRLPAFAALAVALAACETGSERKPAVSVRLRTTPPDTIAPGDSLHMSAWVINREREPLTLEFESQCQVEMFVVTEDKSIVHPPGGGSTCISTPTAMKVPANDSVRVDDAWLAAAPQPGEYAAYAVVSSHHVVRGERRDHKLSHRSNIVTFHVARPPS, from the coding sequence ATGACCCGCCGCCTTCCGGCGTTCGCCGCGCTGGCCGTGGCGCTCGCCGCCTGCGAAACCGGCAGCGAAAGGAAGCCGGCCGTCAGCGTGCGCCTGCGCACCACCCCGCCGGACACCATCGCGCCGGGCGATTCGCTGCACATGAGCGCCTGGGTGATCAACCGCGAGCGCGAGCCGCTGACGCTGGAGTTCGAAAGCCAGTGCCAGGTGGAGATGTTCGTGGTGACCGAAGACAAGTCGATCGTCCACCCGCCCGGCGGCGGCAGCACCTGCATCAGCACCCCCACGGCGATGAAGGTGCCGGCGAACGACTCCGTGCGCGTGGACGATGCCTGGCTGGCGGCGGCGCCCCAGCCGGGCGAGTACGCGGCCTACGCGGTGGTCTCCAGCCATCACGTCGTTCGCGGAGAGCGGCGCGACCATAAGCTCAGCCACCGCTCGAACATCGTCACCTTCCACGTCGCCCGGCCGCCGAGCTGA
- the apaG gene encoding Co2+/Mg2+ efflux protein ApaG: MDSLSVDPGGCAPYLSRQRTTGHGHAMLFYRITEGIRVTATPYYLEAHSDPSEPRFVFAYGIRIENVGDQPARLRWRHWYIHDPAAGDSEVQGEGVVGQEPLIPPGGVHEYQSFCVLRGPEGHMEGYYVMERPDGATFQAAIPRFLLRRNQA; encoded by the coding sequence ATGGACAGCCTGAGCGTTGACCCGGGCGGGTGCGCGCCCTATCTATCCCGCCAGCGCACCACCGGACACGGGCACGCCATGCTGTTCTACCGCATCACCGAGGGAATTCGCGTCACCGCGACGCCCTACTACCTGGAAGCGCACTCGGACCCGTCCGAGCCGCGCTTCGTGTTCGCGTACGGCATCCGTATCGAGAACGTGGGCGACCAGCCGGCGCGCCTGCGGTGGCGGCACTGGTACATCCACGACCCCGCAGCGGGCGACAGCGAGGTGCAGGGCGAGGGCGTAGTAGGGCAGGAGCCGCTGATCCCGCCGGGCGGCGTGCACGAGTACCAGAGCTTCTGCGTGCTGCGCGGGCCCGAGGGCCACATGGAAGGCTACTACGTGATGGAGCGGCCCGACGGCGCCACCTTCCAGGCCGCCATCCCCCGCTTTCTGCTCAGGAGAAACCAGGCATGA